GAGGCCCGGTGCCAGGAGTACCTGGCCGGGGAGCTGCGCGCCGCGGGGCTTGACCCGGTGCTGGAGACCTTTCCCGTGGCGCAGAAGGCCTTCATGGCCGTTCCCATGCTGTCCAGCCTCCTCACGGTGGCCTCCCTGCCGTTCTACTGGCTCGCGCCGTGGGCGGGGGTTCTCCTCAGCGCCGCCGCCCTGGCGTTGTTCGTGCTGGAGGTCGGCCTGTACCGCCATGTGCTTACGCCGTTTTTCCCGAAATCCGTGTCCACCAACGTGCACGCCCTGGTGTCGCCGTCCGGGCCGGTGCGCCGGCGCATCATTCTCTGCGGCCACGCCGACGCCGCCTACGAGTGGCGGTTCCAGCACGACAGCAACCGCCTGTTTCCCCTGATCGTCCCCATGATCATCATTGGCGTGCTGGCGGTCGCGGCGCTGCACCTGCTCAACGCGCTGTTCCTTGGCGGCGCGGCCTGGGCGGGCATGGCCCAGCTGGCCGCCGGATTGCTGGCGTTGCCGGGGGTGTTCTTCACGCGGTTCAGCGTGGTGGCGCCCGGGGCGGCGGACAACCTCAGCGGCGCCCTGCTCACTGTGGCGCTGGCCGAACACTATTCCCGTCCGGAGAACCGTCTGGCGGACACGGAAATCGTGGCGCTGGTCACGGGGTCGGAGGAGGCGGGGCTGTGCGGCGCGGCGGCCTTCGCGGCGCGCCACAAGGCGGAGTGGGGGGATGTGGAGACAGTGGCGCTGGCCTTGGACACCTTCAACGACAAGGACTGGTTTCGGGTCTATCACCGCGACATGAACGGCGTTGTGCGCAACGACCCGGCATTCTGCCGGTTCCTCCAGGAGACCGGCCAGACCCTCGGGCTGAGCCTGCCCCTGGCCGTGGTGACTGTGGGGTCGAGCGACGCCGCCGCTTTCAGCCGGGCGGGCATTCCCGCCGCCCTGCTGGCGGCCATGGACCCCCGCCCGGCCCACTACTACCACAATCGGCGGGACACCTGGGAGAACCTGGATGCGTCCTGTCTGGAGCTGGGCTGCCGGATGGCGGCGGCCTCCGTGGACCGGTTTGGGGCGGGACACCTGGCCCGCTGAGGGCGGTTTATCGGGAGGGGGCCGGAATGAACCCGTTCGGGGGGAGTGTTCCCCCAGAGACTGGGGCAGGCGCCGGGTTCAAATTTGTCATTATTATTGAATTGCGTGAAGCGGGCCCGATTTTGTACACTAAGAACGGTCTTCGGGCTGAAGGCCGTGACAGGGGCTGACGGCACGCGCATGGTGCGCCGGACATCGGTGTTTCCGCCGGGGCCGGTCTTGGGCTGACAGGAAGCAGGCACTGCAACGAAAGGAGCGAGACATGGACAACGCGAAACTGATTCTCGGCGGCAAGGAATACGAGTTTCCAACCTTTGTGGGCACCGAGAACGAGTTGGCGGTGGACATCAAGAAGCTCCGCGATATGACAGGGGCGATCACCTACGACCCCGGTTACGGGAACACGGGCGCCTGCAAGAGCGCGATCACCTACATTGACGGGGAGGCGGGCATCCTGCGCTACCGGGGGTACCCCATCGAGCAGCTTGCCGGGAGCATCCGCTATTCGGCGGCGGCGTATCTGATGGTTTTCGGCCGGATTCCCACGGACGAGGAGTTTCTGGAGTGGCGGCGCGCGCTGACCATGAACAGTTTCGTCCATTCGAGCCAGGTGAGCTTTCTGGACCACTATCCGACCTCGGCCCACCCGATGAACATCCTGGGATCCATGGTGTCGTCCATGTCCTCCTTCTACCCCTACGACGCGGAGGACGACGCCCACCTCCAGTTGAACATTCAGCGGCTGATCGGCCAGGTGAAGACGATCGCGGCCTACTCGTACCGGAAGTCGGTGGGGCTGCCCTACACTTACCCGAAGGCGGACCACAGCTACGCGGCGAACTTTCTGCGGATGATGTTCTCGTCCCCCGCGGAGGAGTACGTGGTGCCGAAGGTGATGGAGGACGCGCTGGACATGCTGCTGATCCTCCACATGGACCACGAGCAGAACTGCAGCACGTCCACGGTGCGCATGGTGTGCAGCTCGGGCGCGAACATCTACGCGGCGGTGTCGGCGGGCATCAACGCGCTGTGGGGCAAGCTGCACGGCGGGGCGAACGAGGCCGTGCTGAACATGCTCATGCGGATCCACCAGGACGGCGGCAATGTGGACAAATACGTCGCGATGGCCAAGGACAAATCGAGCGATTTCCGGCTGATGGGCTTCGGCCACCGGGTGTACAAGAACTTCGACCCGCGCGCCACGCTGCTCAAGGGGGCGGTGGACCGCATTTTGGAGGAGATGGGCATCCACGACCCGCTGCTGGACATCGCGAAGCAGCTGGAGGAGGTCGCCCTCAAGGATGACTTCTTCATCGCGCGCAAGCTGTACCCGAACATTGACTTCTACAGCGGGATCATCTACCGGGCCATGGGCATCCCCACGGAGATGTTCACGGTGCTGTTCGCCATCGGCCGCATGCCCGGCTGGATCGCCCACTTCCTTGAGATGCGGCAGGATCCGGACCTGCGCATCCAGCGGCCCCGCCAGATATACACCGGCGAGACCCTGAGGGAATACAACGGCTGAACGCCCCCCGATGAAGAACGCGGCCGCCCGGGTGATTGCCCGGGCGGCCGTTTTTCGTCCGTCTGCAACGGGGTCAGAGTCCCGTATCTCCCTCCACGAGCGCCTGCGTGGCAATGGCGGCCGCGGCCTCCGGGGAGGCGTCGGCAAAGCTGGCGTCCATCATCGAGACGAGCTCGAGGAAGGAGGTGAGGCTCTGGGCGAGGGCGCTGTAGGCGACCTCCAGCATCTGCATGCCGTCGGGGGTGGCAAGCACCTCCGTCACCCGCACCAGCGCGTCCAAAGCGGTCATCTGGAGGTCCATGCCCGCGAGCTGCTCGTTGGCGAACTCCGCCCCCTCCGCCACCTGCTCGCCCAGACGCTGCACCCCCCGGTAGAGACCGGCGGCGGTTTCAAAGTCCTTCGCCTCTTCATGGGCGGCGCCCTGGGCCATCAGGTCGTCGCCGAGGGTGGTCAGCTCCGCGTACTGGCTGCGCCCCGCCTGCGCGTAGGCGAGGAAGCGGGCCAGGTCCTCCTCCGCGCCCGCGGCGGCGAGGGCTGCGCCCCGGTTCTGGGCGTCGGCGAGGCCGAATGCGTCGGCGGACTCCATGGACATGCCCTGCGCCAGCGAGGCGAGGGCGCCGTCCACGTCCCCGGACTCCAGGCGCATCTGCGCCTCCATGTAGCGGCCCAGGCCGTTCTCCGGGGAAAGGGAGTTCAGCGCGGCGATTTGCTCCAGAGCCTCGCCCCGCGTCTCCGGATTGGCGGCAAGGGTGCGGGCGAGCAGATACCGGACCTGGGGGTCTTCGGGGTTTGCGGCCGCCGCCTCGCGGAGCCGGGAAGCAGCCTCGTCGGATGGCAGAAACTGCAGCGCGCCGAGATAGGCGGACAGGGAGAGGTCTTCGCGCTCCAGCAGGCGGCGGGCCTCGTCCCCCGTCAGGCTTCCCATGGCGTTCAGCCGGGCGCGGGCCTCGGGATCCCGGGCGCGGTCCTGCTGGAAGGCCGCCAGGGCGTCCTCCATGTTGAGCGCGGCGAGGCGGTCCGTGCCCGTCTCCAGGACGATGGGCGCCGGGGCGGCGATGGGCCGCGCCAGGCCGGAATACTCCCCGAAGCGGGGGTCCTTTTTGACCCGTTCGCCGCGGACGGGGACGGGGGCGGCGGGCACTGCGGGGTCGGGCCGGGCGGCTACCTGCGTGGTCTGCGGCGCAGCGGCATCACGCATGAACCAAAAGGCGGACACGGTCAGGCCGAACATGACCAGCAGCATGGCCGCGAGCCGGGTGACTACCTGCCACGCGGCGGGTCCCTGCCGGCGGGGGAGGGGGGCGGCGGGGCGGTGTTCGCCGGGGAAGGGGACAACCCGGTCCCGGGCCGGGGGGGCGGCCTCGGCGGGGCTGTCTTTGCGCATCCGCCGGACGGCATCCAGCACGCCCGGCTGAACATCCACAGACGGCGCATGGGACCGCAGCGCGGCTCCCAGGCCGGCAATTTCCTCCTCCAGGAGGGCGTCGGGTGCGGGGGCGGTGTCTCCGGCGCGCAAGGCCGCCACGGCAGCCATCACGCCGGGCAGCACGTCCACTATGGGCAGTCTTTCGGCCGTTTCCGCGCCGAGGGCCTCCAGTTCCGTCTCCAGGGGGGATCCGGTGCCCGTCAGAAGCCCGGACAGGGGCGTGCGCACGGCTTCCAGCACCGACGGCGTCAGGTCTGCGGGGGAGGCCAGGGTCCGCCAGTCCCGCCCGGCGTCCTCCAGACGGGCCGCCAGACGGCCCAGGGCGTCCCGCTCCGCAGCGAGCCCGGCGTCCGCCGCGAGGGCGTTGTCCACGCGCCGCAGCGTTTCCGGGGCGGCGTCGCCGTCCAGGTGGGCCATCAGGTCGGCCGGGGTGATTTCAGGGTCATAAGGCATCTAAAAGGACTCTTTCCTCGTCTCGCACACGGCGCGGAGCTGGTTCATGGCCCGGTGCAGCCTAGTCCGCACCGCGCCCTCCGTGCTGTCCACCACCTCGGCGATGTCCCGTGCGGACATCTGCTCGAAATAGCGCATCATGAGCAGTTCGCGCGCGTCTTCATTCAACTCGTTGAGCGCGGCCATCAGGGCGGCGTGGCGCTCATTGGTCTCCAGCACGCCCGAGGGACCGTCCACGGCGAAGCGGTCCAGGCCGCCCGCCTCGTCCCGCGATGAGCTGGCATAGGATTCCAGGCTTTCCATGCGCACCGTCTTGCGCCGCTGCAGCTCATTGAGGCAGAGGTTGCGGGCGATGCACATGGCCCAGGGCTTAAACTTTCGCTCGCTGTCGAAGCGTTCCCGCGCCACGTAGAGGCGGATGAACGTTTCCTGCGTCTTGTCCAGTGCGGCATCCGCGTTGCGCAGGTAAAACGCGCAAAAGCGGAAGATGTCGTTCTGGTGGCGGCGCACCAGCTCGCCCAGGGCGGGGTCATGGTCCCCCCGCACCAGGGTCATGAGCTCTTCATCTGTCTTTGCGGCCAGTTCCGACATGCGTTTCTCCGCGCAGGGCGACGGCGCGCTCTTCGCCCGGGACGCTTCTTTGCGCCCCGACTGACGAACACAATACCGCCGACCCCGCAAGATGTTACAGGCGCGCCGTTTGCGCGCCCGTATTCCCGCATTCTATGCAAAACCGTGGGGCCGGGGACAGTTTTCCCCGGCGGGGCGCCTACCGGCGGGTCCGGTCCGCCAGGAGCCGCTTCAGGTTTTTCGGCTCTTCCAGCCAGGCGGCCGCCCGCGTGTAGTCCGGGTGCGCCCGCTCCAGGCGGCGAAACTCCGGGGGATGCACCCGGCGGCGTCCTGTGGGGCCCTCCCCAATGCCGAGGAAGGCGTGCAGCATCTCATGGTGGACCACTGACCGCACCACCCACTCGGGGACATAGGCGTTGTCGAGCACGGCATGGATGCGGATGAGGTTCCGCGCGCCGTCGTGGGATCCGAAACGGATGGTGCGGCTGCGCACGCGCCGCCGCACCGCCACCGCGGACATCCCCCAGCCGATGCGCGCGGTGATCCTGCCGTCAAACCACCGGGCGTTCTCCTCGTCGAAGAGCCGCCGGAGGTCGTGGTGCAGCCCCAGGGCTTCCAGTGTCAGGGGCGTTTTTCGGGGGGGCCGGATCAGCGCCCCTTTTTCCGCGAAGAAGGCCCTGAACAGGGGGTCATTTCTGCCGGAACGGGGATGCTTGATCCAGTGGGCGACGGCCTTGAGCAGGTCTTCCGGGGCGTCCAGAAACATGTGGTGCAGCCGGACCTTGGCTTCGCCCGGCTGCGGCGTGTGCCGCACGACCATCAGGCTGCGGCGGTTGTCCGTGACAGTGAGGTCGAGGACCATGCCCGTGAGCGCCTTGAGACGGGCATGGAGACGCAGGAGTTTCTCGCGGCGCCCATCCGGCGGCGGCGGGGCGTCGGGGGGCTGCGTTCGGGGGGCAGGGCAGGGCGGAGGGGGGGGCGGTTTCGGGTCCCGGGGAAAGAGTTCCAGTTGTTCGGGGTGTTCATTCACGGCGGCACACTTCTTCTGGTTGCCCGGACAGCACGCTCCTGACCATCCTGCATGGGACAGAAAGCGGAGACGCGGTCACGGGCGGAGCGTGAACACCACCTCCGCGAACACCGCCGGGTGGTCGGACGCCCGCAGCTGCTCCGGTCCGTAGCCGCGGCGGTCCACAATCCACCGGGTCACCTTCTTGTCCCAGTCTCCGCCGAGGAGGATGTGGTCAATGATGTGGTCCAGGTTCTCCAGCGGGGTGCCCGTCTGGGCGGGGGTCATGCCCTCGGCCGGCGGGAGTTCCTCCCTCACCGGGGCGAGGTCGGCGGCGTTCACGAACTCGGCCGTCGTGTCGCCGCCCGTCAGCAGGTTGCGGTAGCGGTCCGTCTCGTGGGAGGTGTTGAAATCCCCCGTGAAAATGACCGGAAGGCGCGCGGCGTGGAGACCGAAGGTCTTGTTGGCCAGCAGCGCGGCCGCCTCCTTGTTGGGCGGGTTGTTGTCAAAATGCGTGTTGAGAAACAGGAACTCGAAGCCGTCGGCCTTCTGGCGCAGGTGGGCCCAGCTGACATACCGGGGCATGGCGAGGGTCTGCCACCCAAACGCGAAGGGCAGGGAGGGGTCCGGGGCGAGCCAGAACTGCCCCGAGTCCACGAGATCGAAGCGCTCGCGGTTGTAGAGCAGTACCGCGTCCGCGTAAGCCCAGGGACCGAAACTGTGGGTGACGGGGGCGTATTTCTCCGGTGCGATGTTCAGCTCGAGGATGTCCTTCCAGCCGCCGACCTCCTGGTGGCCGATGAGGTCGGGGGCGTAGTCCACGATCAGGGCGCGCAGGTGGGGCAGCCGCCCGTACCAGTCCTCGTGCCCGGGCTTGTTGTCGCCGCTCGTGCAGACGCGGCACAGGATGTTGTAGGTGAGGACCCTGATGGGGCCGCTGCCGCAGGGGGAGGCGCCGCCGCAGTTTTGCTCGGGCAGGATGCGGGAGGAGTCGAAGTGGGGGTTGCTCCAGGACCAGGTGGCGAAGGCCAGGGTGTATTGGATCCCCTGAACCCACACGAACCCGGTGAAGGCCGCCAGAACGACCAGCACCAGCCCGAGCGTCTTCAGGAAGACCATGAGGTACCTTTTCATTGTCGGAACTCCGGAATCCGAACCGCACGGCGCCGGAAGGCGGAGCCTCAGGCCCCTGTCTCCCCGGCAATCCGGCGGAGCACCTCGATGCCCCGCTTGAGCGTCTCGTCCTTGTTGGCGAAGGAGATGCGGAAATGGGTCTTCTTCTCGGAGAACACGCTCCCCGGAATGATCAGCACGTTGTTCTCAATGGCCTTCCGCACAAAGGCGTCGCCGTCGCCGTCCGGCGCCTGCGGGAAGATGTAGAACGCGCCGCCGGGCCGGGTGACCGGGAAGAGGTCCTTCAGCCCCTCAAAGATGATGTCGCGCTTGGTGCGGTAGGCATCCACCTTCGCCGTCATGTCCGCCTCCAGCGCGAGCACCGCCGCCTTCTGGGCGAAGGACGGCGCGCACACGAAGGTGTACTGCTGGAGCGTGTTCATTGCCTGGATGATCTCGTCCGGCCCCGCCGCGAAGCCCACGCGCCACCCCGTCATGGCGGCGTTTTTCGAGAAACCGTTCAGGCAGACAACGTTGTCGTACATTCCCGCGATGGACGCCGGAGTCCCGTCATAGGACAGGGACTCGTAGATCTCGTCGCTGATGACCAGCAGGTTGTGCCTGCGCGCCAGGGCGGCCACGGCCTGCAGCTCTTCGCCGTTCATCATGACCCCCGTGGGGTTCGCCGGGCTGCTGATGATGAGGGCCTTGGTCCGCGGCGTGATCGCCCCGGCGATCCGGTCCGCCGTCAGTTTGAAGTCCGGGTAGGTGTCCACGGGCACCGACGTGCCGCCCAGCAGGTTCACCAGGTGCTTGTACATCACGAAATACGGGTCCGCGCAGATCACCTCGTCCCCCGGGCCAACGGTCGCCATCAGCGCCAGAAACAAGCCGCCGGACACGCCCGACGTGATCATGACGTTCTTCAGCGGGAACCCGAAGCGCCGCTCGTAGTACGCCGAGCACGCCTCGCGGAGTTCCTGGATGCCCCAGGTCTGCGTGTACGAGTTGAACCCGGCGCGGATCTGGCGCACCGCCTCGTCCTTGCACAGCTCATCCACGTCATAGTCCGGCTGGCCGATGCTCAGGTTGATCGGGTCCTTCATCTGCGCGGCCAGCGCGAAAATCTTGCGGATGCCGCTGGCGTCAATCTGGTTCATCCGTTCCGCGATGAAACTCATGGAAAAAGTCTCCTGTGTCAAGGCTGCCAAGGTTCCGCCGATTGTACACGCGCCGCCGCAAAGGGGGCAAATGGCGGCAGGCAACGGCCATTTTCACCGCGACGCCGCAAAGGACACAGGGAAGACCGGAAAGGGAAGGGAAAGAGAAGATGAGCGGCGAGGTCGGGAAGAAAAACCCTGAGGTCCCGCCCCCCTGGGACTGCCAGGCTTCCCCCCGGCTCTCGGGGGAATCTGCGAAAGACAGTTCCGCGCGCGCGGAAGGACCGCCGGCTTTCTCCATGGCCCAAGAGCCGCACCGTGCTGCGCCCCTTGGAGTGCGGTGGCTTGCTGCCGCCGTCATTCCCGCAGGCTTGCCTGCGGGAGGCCACAGCGCAGGACGACAGACGGCCCCCGCCTGCTGTCACCACTCCGCTTTCCCTCCTCCGCGCCTCTGCGTTGAGTCGCCTCCATCCCTAAGCCGCGCCCCCCCCTGCCGCGACGCGCGGGCAAGCCCGCACGAAGAAAGGCGGCGGCAAGCCACCACGGCGACCGGACGCGCCCCGCACAAGCGTCGTCCGCAGCCGCCTGTTGCGGCAATCTGCGCGATCTGCGGACTGTCCCCGAATCGCCGGATAAGGAATGACCGATAATTCACGTGAGAGAAAACGTGCCTTGTGAATTCGCGCCGAATGCCTCTGGGGCGGCGCGCATGCCCGTTCACCCACGGGATGCGACAGACTTGGGGTGTTCCGGCACGAGATTGCTTCACTTCGTTCGCAATGACGTGTGTTTCCGCGTCATTGCGAACGAAGTGAAGCAATCTCGTGCCCGCCACCGCTCCGGCTCGCGTCCATCTTATCCGTCTATCAGGACTGTCCCCCTGATTTGACCCCGGCGCGTTTCTGTGGTAGACTCTTGGAGACTGTTAGCACTCTCGCGCACTGAGTGCCAAACCGTGCCGCCGGCGACGGTTGCCGCGCGGGCGGAGTGCGTGCGCAACAGGATGCGGGCCGCGCCATGCAAAAACACCCGGAACTGACGGATCGGGAGCGGGAAATCCTGCATGCCGTGGTGAACAGCTACATCATCTCGGCGGAGGCGGTGGGTTCCCGGACCGTGGTGAAGCGCTTCGGCATGGAGCTCAGCCCGGCCACGGTGCGCAACGTGATGTCCGACCTGGAGGAGATGGGGCTGCTGGAGCAGCTCCATACCAGCTCGGGCCGCGTGCCGACGGGCGCGGGCTACCAGTACTACATTGACCATCTGATGCGCGTGCAGGAGCTTACGCTGCGCGAGCGGCGGCGGATTGAGGAGGAGTTGTCGGAGCGCCTGGACGACGCGGACGGCGTGCTCCGTCGGGCGAGCCACCTGCTGGCGCTGGTGTCGCACCATGCGGGCCTCGCGGAGACCCCCGCGGACAAGGCCGCGGTGGCGATGCGCGTGGACCTCGTGCGCGTGGGGCCGGCGAAGCTGGCCATGCTGGTGGTGGACAATTTCGGGCGCGTGCGCTCGGTGATGGCCCAGGTGGCCAGCCCGATGGAGGACACGGAGCTCGAACAGTTGAACCGGTTCATGAACGAGCACCTGCACGGCGCCCCGGTGGACCAGCTTTCGGTCCGCGTGGAGGAGCGCCTGCGGCTGTACCTCGACGAGCAGCGGCGGCTGGCCCAGCGCGCGCTGGAGGTGCTGGAGCTGCTGCCCCGGCGCCCCCAGGGCATGCTCATCGTGGAGGGCACCTCGCAGCTTTTGGAGCAGCCCGAGTTCCAGGACATGCGCCAGGCCCGCGACGTGTTCAACCTCCTGGAGGAGCGCGAGGAGCTGCTGGGGCTGCTGCGGTCCGCCTCCGACGAGGGCGGGCGCAGCGCGGTGTTCCTAGGCGGCGGCGCGCGCAAGCTGGAGGGCCTGGGCCTCGTGGCCGCGCCCTACGAGGTGGACGGCCGGAAGGCGGGCATGATCGGCGTGCTCGGGCCGCGCCGGATGCACTACTCGAAACTGACCGCCGTGGTCGAGTACACGGCCGGACTGGTCGGCCGGATCCTCACCCGGCTTTCGGGCTGAAACGGCCCGCGGAAAGACCGCGAAAAGGAATGTGATGGCGGACGAAAAGGACGAAAGAGAGCTTGCGGACAACGCCCCCGTAGAGGACGCGCCCGAGGCGTTTCCCGGCAGCTGCGGCTGCGACTGCGACTGTTCCGGGGCCTGCGCGGACTGCGCCGCCCCCCCGGAGGAGCCGGACCCCCTGGATGTGCTCGCGGGCGCCCTGGCGGCCTCGGAAAAGGAGCGCGTCCTGTACAAGGACCAGCTCCTGCGCGCGCGCGCCGAGTTCGACAACTACCGCAAGCGCGTGGCGCGCGACGCGGAGCAGCTGCGCCGCACGGCGGCCCAGGACCTGCTGCGCGACCTGCTCGCCGTGGCGGACAATCTGGAGCGCGCCCTGGAGCACGCCGGCGTCTCCGACGACGGCGGGGTGGCCGAGGGCGTGCGGATGGTTCTGCGCCAGATGCAGGACCTGATGGCGTCGCGCGGCGTCGCCGGCATTCCGGCGGCGGGCGAGGCTTTCGACCCGAACCTGCACGAGGCGCTGGCCATGCAGCCCTCGGACGACTGCCCCGCCGGCATGGTGCTGGTGGAGTTTCAAAAGGGATACACCCTGGACGGCGCGGTGCTCCGCCCGGCCAAGGTCGTGGTCAGCAGCGGACCCGCGGAGGCGGCGGACACGCCGCCCGCCGGAGACGCGTCCGCTGAGACTCAAGAGACAAACAACTAGAGGAGCAAGATAAGCATGAGCAAGGTAATCGGCATTGACCTGGGAACCACCAACTCCTGCGTGGCCGTGATGGAGGGCGGCGAGCCCGTCGTCATCGCGAACGCCGAGGGCAACCGCACCACCCCGTCCGTCGTGGCCTTCGCCAAGGACGGCGAGCGCCTCGTGGGCGCGGTGGCGAAGCGCCAGGCGGTGACCAACCCGCAGAACACCGTTTTCTCCATCAAGCGCTTCATGGGCCGCCAGCACGGCGAGGTCGGCTCCGAGGAGAAGCTGGTGCCCTACCGGGTCACCTCGAGCCCGTCGGGCGACGTGCAGGTGGAGGTCGGCGGCCGCACCCACCGTCCTCCGGAAATCTCCGCCATGATCCTCCAGAAGATGAAGGAGACGGCGGAGTCCTATCTGGGCCACCCGGTGACCCAGGCCGTGGTCACCGTGCCCGCCTACTTCAACGACTCGCAGCGCCAGGCCACCAAGGATGCCGGCCGCATCGCCGGGCTGGAGGTCCTGCGCATCATCAACGAGCCCACGGCGGCGGCGCTGGCCTACGGCCTGGAGAAGAAGCGCGACGAGAAAGTCGCCGTCTACGACCTGGGCGGCGGCACCTTCGACGTGTCCATCCTCGCCATCGGCGACGACAGTTTCGAGGTGCTCAGCACGAACGGCGACACCCACCTGGGCGGCGACGACTTCGACCAGCGGATCATTGACTGGCTGGCGGAGGAGTTCATGAAGGACCAGGGCATTGACCTTCGGAAGGACCCCATGGCCCTCCAGCGCCTGAAAGAGGGGGCGGAAAAGGCGAAGTGCGAGCTGTCCTCCGCCATGACCACGGACATCAACCTGCCCTTCATCACGGCGGACCAGAGCGGCCCGAAGCACATGAACTACACCCTCACCCGCGCCAAACTGGAGCAGCTCTGCGACGACCTGCTCCAGCGCACGAAGAAGCCCTGCTTCCGCGCCCTGGAGGACGCCGGCCTCACGGCGGCCCAGGTGGACGAGGTCATCCTCGTTGGCGGCATGACCCGCATGCCCGCCGTCGGCCGCATCGTGAAGGACACCTTCGGGAAGGAGCCCCACCGCGGCGTGAACCCCGACGAGGTCGTCGCCATCGGCGCGGCCATCCAGGGCGGCGTGCTTTCCGGCGAGGTGAAGGACGTGCTCCTGCTCGACGTGACGCCGCTCTCCCTGGGCATCGAGACCCTCGGCGGCGTCTGCACCAAGCTCATCGAGCGCAACACGACGATCCCGGTGACCAAGCGCCAGGTCTTCTCCACCGCCGCCGACGGCCAGACCGCCGTGACCATCCACGTGCTCCAGGGCGAGCGCGAGATGGCCTCCGACAACCGCACCCTCGGCAAGTTCGACCTCCTCGGCATCCCCCCCGCGCCGCGCGGCGTGCCCCAGGTGGAGGTCTCCTTCGACATTGACGCGAACGGCATCGTCCACGTCTCCGCCAAGGACCTAGGCACGGGCAAGGAGCAGGCCATCCGCATCGAGTCCTCCAGCGGCCTGTCGGAGGAGGAGATCAAGCGCATGGTCGGCGAGGCCGAGCGCCACGCCGGCGAGGACAAGCAGCGCCGCAGGCTGGTCGAGGCGAAGAACAACGCCGACGCCATGGTGTACCAGACCGAGAAGGGCCTGAAGGAGTACGGCGACAAGGTGGCCGACACGGACCGGAAAGCCGTCGAGGACGCCCTGGAGACGCTGCGCCAGGCCGCCAAGGGCGACGACGCCGACGCCATTGAGTCCGCCCTCAGCGGGCTGACCTCGGTGTCCCACAAGATGGCCGAGGCCATGTACGCCCAGGCCGCCCCGCAGGGCGCGCCCCAGCCCGAGCCGGGGCAGGGCGCCGGGGACGCCATGGACGCGGACTTCACGGTGAAGGACGGGGACGACAAGAACAACTGAGGCCCCGCCGGCCCACGGTGACGCAGCATGGCGAAGACGAGGGACCTGTACGAGATACTGGGCGTGGCCAAGGGTGCCAGCCAGGACGAGATACGCAAGGCGTATCTCAAGCTGGCGCACAAGTACCACCCGGACAAGACCGGCGGCGACAAGGCCGCCGAGGAGAAGCTCAAGGAGATCAACGGGGCCTACGATGTCCTGAAGAACCCCGAGAAGCGGGCCCAGTACGACCAGTTTGGCTCCGCCGACGGCCAGCCCTTCGGCGGCGGCGGATTCGGCGGGGCGGGCGGATTCGGCGGATTCGGCGGCGGCGAGGGCGGCGGGTTCGAGGACCTTTTCGACATGCTCTTCGGCCAGGGCGGCGGCCGCCGCGGCGCGGCAGACCGCACCCGGCGCGGGGCGGACCTCGAGGGCGCGGTGCGCGTCTCCCTCATGGAGGCGGCCCACGGCACGAAGAAGATTTTCTCCTTCAACCGGGCGGAGCCCTGCGCGGACTGCGGGGGCGCCGGCGCGGCCAAGGGTTCCAAGCCTGAAACCTGCCGCCAGTGCGGCGGCTCCGGGCAG
This portion of the Candidatus Hydrogenedentota bacterium genome encodes:
- the dnaK gene encoding molecular chaperone DnaK, with product MSKVIGIDLGTTNSCVAVMEGGEPVVIANAEGNRTTPSVVAFAKDGERLVGAVAKRQAVTNPQNTVFSIKRFMGRQHGEVGSEEKLVPYRVTSSPSGDVQVEVGGRTHRPPEISAMILQKMKETAESYLGHPVTQAVVTVPAYFNDSQRQATKDAGRIAGLEVLRIINEPTAAALAYGLEKKRDEKVAVYDLGGGTFDVSILAIGDDSFEVLSTNGDTHLGGDDFDQRIIDWLAEEFMKDQGIDLRKDPMALQRLKEGAEKAKCELSSAMTTDINLPFITADQSGPKHMNYTLTRAKLEQLCDDLLQRTKKPCFRALEDAGLTAAQVDEVILVGGMTRMPAVGRIVKDTFGKEPHRGVNPDEVVAIGAAIQGGVLSGEVKDVLLLDVTPLSLGIETLGGVCTKLIERNTTIPVTKRQVFSTAADGQTAVTIHVLQGEREMASDNRTLGKFDLLGIPPAPRGVPQVEVSFDIDANGIVHVSAKDLGTGKEQAIRIESSSGLSEEEIKRMVGEAERHAGEDKQRRRLVEAKNNADAMVYQTEKGLKEYGDKVADTDRKAVEDALETLRQAAKGDDADAIESALSGLTSVSHKMAEAMYAQAAPQGAPQPEPGQGAGDAMDADFTVKDGDDKNN